The following DNA comes from Mycolicibacterium aromaticivorans JS19b1 = JCM 16368.
GCAAGCTCGGCTTGCCCCCGATGCCGTTGGCCGGCTCCACCGCACCAACCGAATAGGAGGCTCGAAACGACGAATCGCCCGGTCGATGACCGGGCGATTTGATTTGGTAGCCCCGATGGGATTCGAACCCACGCTACCGCCGTGAGAGGGCGGCGTCCTAGGCCGCTAGACGACGGGGCCAGAACCAAATCCGTGGCGCGCCGCGTGGCGCACCGGGTTGCCAGCATAGCCCAGAGGGCGTTGCCGACATAATTGCTGGGGTACCAGGACTCGAACCTAGAATGAGGGAATCAGAATCCCTAGTGTTGCCAATTACACCATACCCCATCAACGGCCTATAACCGCTGGTCAAGCAGCCTTTTCCTGGTTTCCCAGGGGGTGAGGGCCGCTCCGCCGTGGTTGCGGGCCGACGAGCAGACTATCAAAGATTTTACCCGTCTTTTTCCGGCCCCCCGGCCCGCTCGTGCGCTTCGCGCAGTCGCTGCAGGCTGCGGTCGCGACCGAGCAGCTCCAGCGACTCGAACAGCGGCGGGCTGATCGTGGATCCGGTCACCGCCACCCGGATCGGGCCGAACGCCTTGCGGGGCTTGAGCTCGAGGTTCTCCAGCAGCGCCGCCTTCAGCGCCTCCTCGATGGCCGGCGTCGTCCACTCGGCCACCGCGTCGAGCGCAGTGATCGCCGCGGTCAGCACCGGCGCGGCATCGGGGCCGAGCTCCTTGGCGGCAGCCTTGGGGTCCAGCTCGTAAGCGGCGTCGTCGAAGAACTTCAGCAGCGACCACGCGTCGGAGAGCACCACGATGCGGGTCTGCACCAGCTGCGCGGCGGTGGCGAAACCCGTTTCGTCCAGCCCGGTGTCGTGGCCGTGCGCCTCGAAGTAGGCCCGTAACCGCGCGGCGAACTCTGCCTCGTCCAGACGGCGAATGTGCTCGGCGTTGATCGCGTCGGCCTTCTTCTGGTCGAAGCGCGCCGGGTTGGAGTTGACGTCCACGACGTCGAAGGCTGCGACCATCTCCTCAAGGGTGAAGATGTCCCGGTCCTGGGCGATCCCCCAGCCCAGTAGCGCCAGATAGTTCAGCAGCCCCTCGGGGAGGAATCCCCGATCGCGGTGCAGGAAAAGGTTGGACTCCGGGTCGCGCTTGGACAGCTTCTTGGTGCCCTCCCCCAACACCGGTGGCAGGTGCGCGAATTCGGGCACCCGCTCGGCCACCCCGATACGAATGAGCGCCTGGTACAGCGCGATCTGACGCGGCGTTGAGGGCAGCAGGTCCTCGCCGCGCAGCACGTGGGTGATCTTCATCAGTGCGTCGTCGACCGGATTGACCAAGGTGTACAACGGTTCTCCCGTCGCCCGGGTCAGGGCGAAGTCGGGAACCGTGCCGGCGGCGAACGTCGTCGTGCCGCGGACCAGGTCGTGCCAGCTGATGTCGGCGTCGGGCATCCGCAGCCGCATGACCGCGTTGCGCCCCTCGGCAGCGAAGGCGGCGCGCTGCTCGTCGGTCAGGTCGCGGTCGTAATTGTCATAGCCCAGTTTGGGATTGCGCCCCGCCGCCACATGTCGGGCCTCGACCTCCTCCGGCGTGGAGTAGGCCAGGTAGGCCTCCCCGGAGTCAAGCAGGCGCGCCAGCACATCGCGGTACAGGTCGGTACGTTGCGATTGCCGGTACGGCTCGTGAGGCCCGCCGACCTCCGGGCCCTCGTCCCAGTCCAGACCCAGCCACCGCAATGCTTCAAGCAATGCCGCATAGCTTTCCTCGGAATCACGCGCGGCGTCGGTGTCCTCGATCCGGAACACGAACGTGCCTCCGGTATGGCGGGCGTAGGCCCAGTTGAACAGTGCGGTGCGGACCATCCCGACATGCGGAATTCCGGTCGGCGACGGGCAAAACCGCACGCGCACCGTGTCGTTGGCGGCCGCGGTCATCAATTGCCCTTTCGGATCACGGGATTGGACAACGTTCCGATGCCCTCGACGCTGATGCTGACGGTGTCGCCGTTCTCGATCGGCCCGACGCCTTCGGGAGTGCCGGTGAGAATGAGATCACCGGGCAGCAACGTCATCACCGCCGAGATCCACTCGATGATGGCGCCGATGTCGTGGATCATCATCGAGGTTCGACTCAGCTGGCGCACCTCGCCGTTGACCTCGGTGCGGATCTCCAGATCGGAAGGGTCCAGGTCGGTGACGATCCACGGGCCGACGGGACAGAACGTATCGTGGCCTTTAGCGCGCATCCACTGGCCGTCCGCTTTCTGCTGATCGCGGGCGGACACGTCATTGGCGATGGTGTAGCCGAGGATGTTCTCCGCGGCACGGGCGGCGGGGACGTCCTTACAGGGCCTGCCGATCACCACGGCGAGTTCGCCCTCATGGTGTACCGGTGAAGCATTGGCAGGCAACTGAATTGGCACACCGGGGCCGATGATCGCGGTGTTGGGCTTGAGGAAGATCACCGGGTCCTCCGGCGCTTCACCGCCCATCTCCGCGATGTGCGCCGCGTAGTTCTTTCCCATGCACACCACCTTGCTGGCAAGGATCGGTGCCAGCAGGCGCACATCGGCGAGCGGCCAGGTCCGGCCGGTGAACGTCGGCGTACCGAACGGATGTTCGGCGATTTCACGAACGATTTCGCTCCCACGGTCCCCTTCGATACTGACGAAGGCGACCCCATCGGGGCTGGCAATTCGACCCAGGCGCATGTCAACAGCCTAGTGCTCGGGTCATCGGCTCCCGATACGACCCGGATGTCTCATATTTTGAGAATCAGATTCAGCATTGTGGGACACGGATGGAATCATGGACGCATGGCCGTCGACGCGATCAGCACCGTGCGGCGATGGATGATGCTCGTGATCGCGCTGTTCGCAACGCTGTCCGCCAACGTCTTCATCAACGGGGCCGCATTCCTCATTCCGACCCTGCACACCACGATGGGCCTCGACCTGGCCAAATCCGGTCTGGTGTCGGCGATGCCGAGCTTCGGCATGGTCGTCACCCTGATCGCCTGGGGCTATGTGGTGGACCGGGTCGGTGAGCGTTTCGTGTTGTCGGTCGGCTCCGCGCTGACCGCCGCCGCGGCGCTCGCAGCGGCCACAGCCCACTCCTTGTTCGTGGTGGGCGTCTTCCTGTTCCTGGGCGGAATGGCGGCCGCGAGCAGCAATTCGGCCAGTGGACGGTTGGTGGTCGGGTGGTTTCCGCCACATCAGCGCGGACTGGTGATGGGCATCCGCCAGACCGCTCAGCCGCTCGGAGTGGCGTTCGGTGCGTTGGTGATTCCCCGGCTCGCCCAATCTCACGGCGTTGGTGTCGCGCTGCTGTTCCCGGCGATCGTGTGCGGTGTGGCAGCGGTGGTGTGCGCTGTCGCGGTGGCCGATCCACCACGGCCCCCGCGCGCCGAGGCTCCGGCCGAGCACCTGGCCAACCCCTATCGCGGCTCGGCGCTGCTGTGGCGCATCCACGCCGTGTCGGTGCTGCTCGTGGTGCCGCAGTGCGTGGTGTGGACATTCACCCTGGTGTGGCTGATCACCGACCGCGGCTGGTCCGCGCAAGCCGCCGGCCTGATGGTGATGTTCGCGCAGATCCTGGGAGCGCTGGGACGCATCGCCGCCGGACGCTGGTCGGACCGGTTGGGTCTGCGGCTACGGCCGATTCGCACGATCGCGTTGGCCGCGGCGGCGTCGATGTTCCTGTTGGCGCTCACCGACGCGCTGCACTCACCGCTGAGCATCGCGGTGATGGTCGCGGCGTCGGTGATCACGGTGAGCGACAACGGATTGGCGTTCACCGCGATCGCCGAGATCACCGGGCCGTTCTGGAGCGGCCGGGCGTTGGGCGCGCAGAACACCAGCCAACTGCTGACCACCGGTATCGCTCCGCCGCTGTTCGGCGCGCTGATCGGCGTGCTGGGTTACCCGGTGGCCTTCGCCGTGTGCGCGCTGTTCCCGCTCGTCGCGTTCCCGCTGGTCCCGACGGACCCGCCGCGTCGAGACTAGAGCGCCGCGCGGATCCGCTCGCCGACCTCGCGGGTGGACAACGTCGCATCGCCGCGGGTGGCCAGATGACTGGCGACGGCCTTGTCGACCCGGGCCGCCGCGGCGTCCTCGCCGACGTGACTGAGCAGCAGCGCCACCGACATAACCGC
Coding sequences within:
- the gltX gene encoding glutamate--tRNA ligase, with translation MTAAANDTVRVRFCPSPTGIPHVGMVRTALFNWAYARHTGGTFVFRIEDTDAARDSEESYAALLEALRWLGLDWDEGPEVGGPHEPYRQSQRTDLYRDVLARLLDSGEAYLAYSTPEEVEARHVAAGRNPKLGYDNYDRDLTDEQRAAFAAEGRNAVMRLRMPDADISWHDLVRGTTTFAAGTVPDFALTRATGEPLYTLVNPVDDALMKITHVLRGEDLLPSTPRQIALYQALIRIGVAERVPEFAHLPPVLGEGTKKLSKRDPESNLFLHRDRGFLPEGLLNYLALLGWGIAQDRDIFTLEEMVAAFDVVDVNSNPARFDQKKADAINAEHIRRLDEAEFAARLRAYFEAHGHDTGLDETGFATAAQLVQTRIVVLSDAWSLLKFFDDAAYELDPKAAAKELGPDAAPVLTAAITALDAVAEWTTPAIEEALKAALLENLELKPRKAFGPIRVAVTGSTISPPLFESLELLGRDRSLQRLREAHERAGGPEKDG
- a CDS encoding fumarylacetoacetate hydrolase family protein: MRLGRIASPDGVAFVSIEGDRGSEIVREIAEHPFGTPTFTGRTWPLADVRLLAPILASKVVCMGKNYAAHIAEMGGEAPEDPVIFLKPNTAIIGPGVPIQLPANASPVHHEGELAVVIGRPCKDVPAARAAENILGYTIANDVSARDQQKADGQWMRAKGHDTFCPVGPWIVTDLDPSDLEIRTEVNGEVRQLSRTSMMIHDIGAIIEWISAVMTLLPGDLILTGTPEGVGPIENGDTVSISVEGIGTLSNPVIRKGN
- a CDS encoding MFS transporter produces the protein MAVDAISTVRRWMMLVIALFATLSANVFINGAAFLIPTLHTTMGLDLAKSGLVSAMPSFGMVVTLIAWGYVVDRVGERFVLSVGSALTAAAALAAATAHSLFVVGVFLFLGGMAAASSNSASGRLVVGWFPPHQRGLVMGIRQTAQPLGVAFGALVIPRLAQSHGVGVALLFPAIVCGVAAVVCAVAVADPPRPPRAEAPAEHLANPYRGSALLWRIHAVSVLLVVPQCVVWTFTLVWLITDRGWSAQAAGLMVMFAQILGALGRIAAGRWSDRLGLRLRPIRTIALAAAASMFLLALTDALHSPLSIAVMVAASVITVSDNGLAFTAIAEITGPFWSGRALGAQNTSQLLTTGIAPPLFGALIGVLGYPVAFAVCALFPLVAFPLVPTDPPRRD